A DNA window from Deltaproteobacteria bacterium contains the following coding sequences:
- a CDS encoding class II aldolase/adducin family protein, which translates to MTSHEPLDGVIKFGAEHQRRSLGSRQFAEMVASLQAWRHIFFRLNFIGQDPGRYDGAGFGNVSARIPPHTATKGKRKFIVTGTQTGARPHLGLGDYCVVESYDMRLNRVQSYGDTMPSSESMTHGAIYDLNPSIRFVFHGHIPVIWRQAGALRLPTSRPEVAYGTPDMAYEVSRLYRESSLSDRKVLAMGGHEDGIISFGKNADEAGSALVSTLSQALQLESMPSVL; encoded by the coding sequence ATGACTTCACATGAGCCTTTAGATGGCGTGATTAAATTTGGTGCAGAGCATCAAAGACGGTCATTGGGCAGCCGTCAGTTTGCCGAGATGGTGGCAAGTCTGCAGGCGTGGCGTCACATCTTCTTTCGCTTGAATTTCATTGGGCAAGATCCTGGCCGTTATGATGGCGCGGGTTTTGGAAATGTGAGTGCTCGAATTCCTCCACATACAGCCACAAAGGGTAAGCGTAAGTTTATCGTCACAGGAACACAGACTGGAGCGAGGCCCCATCTTGGGCTCGGTGATTACTGCGTGGTGGAATCCTACGATATGCGTTTGAACCGGGTCCAGAGTTACGGCGACACGATGCCCTCATCAGAGTCGATGACCCATGGTGCGATTTACGATTTAAACCCCTCCATACGGTTTGTATTTCACGGGCATATCCCTGTGATTTGGAGACAAGCTGGGGCACTGCGGCTTCCTACTTCGCGTCCGGAAGTTGCTTATGGCACCCCGGATATGGCTTACGAAGTCTCACGGCTTTACCGAGAGTCCAGCTTATCGGACCGTAAGGTCTTAGCCATGGGAGGGCATGAGGACGGTATTATCTCGTTCGGGAAAAATGCGGATGAGGCGGGAAGTGCGCTGGTCTCGACTCTGAGCCAGGCACTTCAGCTAGAAAGCATGCCTTCGGTTTTATAG
- the mtnA gene encoding S-methyl-5-thioribose-1-phosphate isomerase, giving the protein MKINGEHYRAIWLGEDQRTVRVINQKLLPHAFEIVDLKSIEDAALAIESMLVRGAPLIGATGAYGMALAMLQDPSDQMLEKAHARLIKTRPTAVNLRWALDKVFGHLKPLEPQERVAIAYKRAGEICDQDVAICESIGRNGLQVIKKIVESKDAGKPINILTHCNAGWVATVDWGTALAPIYMAHDLGISVHVWVDETRPRNQGANLTAWELGQHGVPHTVIVDNVGGHLMQHGMVDFCIVGTDRTTATGDVCNKIGTYLKALAAFDNNVPFYVALPHTTIDWRMRDGFKIPIEERDPNEVHEIQGIDKEGNITRVRVTPKESDAANFGFDVTPARLVTGLITERGICEASEEGLLGLYPEEKTKAQHDFT; this is encoded by the coding sequence ATGAAAATTAACGGCGAACATTACCGTGCGATTTGGCTAGGCGAAGACCAGCGTACAGTGCGTGTGATTAATCAGAAATTACTCCCACATGCTTTTGAAATTGTGGACTTAAAAAGCATTGAGGATGCCGCGCTTGCCATTGAGTCGATGTTGGTGCGGGGAGCTCCCCTGATTGGTGCCACGGGTGCATACGGAATGGCCCTGGCGATGCTTCAAGACCCATCGGACCAGATGCTCGAAAAGGCACACGCGCGGCTTATTAAAACCCGTCCAACGGCGGTGAATTTGAGATGGGCGCTGGATAAAGTGTTTGGTCACCTAAAGCCCCTCGAGCCGCAAGAGCGGGTGGCTATTGCCTACAAGCGGGCGGGCGAGATTTGTGATCAAGACGTTGCGATATGCGAATCAATTGGCCGAAATGGTTTACAAGTGATTAAAAAAATTGTCGAAAGTAAGGATGCGGGTAAGCCGATTAACATCTTAACACACTGCAATGCTGGTTGGGTGGCGACCGTTGACTGGGGAACGGCACTTGCGCCGATTTACATGGCTCATGACCTTGGGATTTCGGTTCACGTCTGGGTGGATGAAACCCGTCCTCGCAACCAGGGCGCTAATTTAACAGCATGGGAGTTGGGGCAACACGGTGTGCCACATACTGTCATCGTGGATAATGTCGGCGGCCATCTCATGCAGCACGGAATGGTGGATTTTTGTATCGTCGGTACAGACCGTACCACTGCCACGGGTGATGTGTGCAATAAGATAGGTACTTACTTAAAAGCACTGGCTGCGTTCGATAACAACGTCCCATTTTATGTGGCGTTGCCTCACACCACGATTGATTGGCGAATGCGTGATGGGTTTAAAATTCCCATTGAGGAACGCGATCCCAATGAGGTTCATGAAATCCAAGGCATTGATAAAGAAGGGAACATTACCCGGGTGAGGGTAACTCCTAAAGAAAGTGATGCCGCCAATTTTGGCTTTGATGTAACTCCTGCAAGGCTGGTGACTGGCTTGATTACAGAGCGGGGCATTTGTGAGGCAAGCGAGGAAGGACTTTTGGGTCTCTACCCGGAAGAGAAAACAAAAGCACAACATGACTTCACATGA
- a CDS encoding iron-containing alcohol dehydrogenase, translated as MLDLPDSVTFNFPTPILFGLGVRREIGPYLKENGMKRPLIVTDQGIAPLPMLHDLKVLLEGDGLEPQIFSDMGGNPVKTHVIKGVEAYKAGGCDSVIAVGGGAPIDVAKVVALMAHHPGDLYDYEDGNADAPPVDQHIPLLVAVPTTAGTGSEVGRSSVISEDGTGVKRIIFSPRLMPSKVFADPELTLGLPAKITAATGMDALTHLLEAYLAKGYHPMCDGIALEGIQMVHDSLKQCVDFAMLDEDELDIEGEMGLEAHAKARSQMLLAALMGAVAFQKGLGVNHSCAHALSTVCDMHHGLANAMMLPFCMDFNERAVPEKFRKIEMIAGIPDGQFAVWLRHLKGDLGMPEGLCDLGVTEDMVEKLVAVAMKDPCHQLNPCPVTEDDFRNMFILALE; from the coding sequence ATGCTCGACCTTCCGGATTCCGTTACATTTAATTTTCCAACGCCTATTCTCTTTGGGCTTGGAGTAAGGCGAGAAATTGGGCCTTACCTCAAAGAGAACGGGATGAAGCGGCCCCTAATTGTTACAGATCAAGGGATTGCACCATTACCGATGCTGCACGACCTTAAGGTTCTGCTTGAGGGTGACGGCTTAGAGCCGCAAATCTTCTCCGATATGGGCGGTAACCCGGTAAAGACTCACGTGATCAAGGGAGTCGAGGCATACAAGGCCGGTGGCTGTGATTCAGTGATTGCTGTTGGCGGCGGTGCTCCGATCGATGTGGCCAAAGTTGTTGCTCTGATGGCTCACCATCCAGGAGATCTTTACGACTATGAAGATGGCAACGCGGATGCTCCGCCCGTTGATCAGCATATCCCACTTCTTGTGGCGGTACCCACAACAGCAGGCACCGGTTCTGAGGTTGGACGCAGCAGTGTGATCAGTGAAGATGGTACTGGCGTTAAACGCATTATTTTTTCACCGCGTCTCATGCCGTCCAAGGTGTTTGCAGATCCTGAACTTACCCTTGGTTTACCAGCTAAAATCACGGCAGCTACTGGGATGGATGCACTGACCCACTTGCTGGAGGCTTACTTGGCCAAGGGTTATCACCCTATGTGTGACGGGATCGCTCTTGAAGGCATCCAGATGGTTCACGATAGCCTCAAGCAATGCGTTGATTTCGCGATGCTTGATGAGGATGAACTCGATATAGAAGGCGAGATGGGGCTTGAGGCCCACGCTAAGGCACGAAGCCAAATGCTTTTGGCCGCTCTCATGGGAGCTGTTGCCTTTCAAAAAGGCCTGGGCGTGAACCATTCATGTGCGCATGCGCTCTCCACGGTTTGCGATATGCACCACGGGCTTGCCAACGCGATGATGCTTCCGTTTTGCATGGACTTTAACGAGCGTGCAGTTCCTGAAAAGTTTCGCAAGATTGAAATGATTGCCGGGATTCCCGACGGACAATTTGCTGTATGGCTTCGTCATCTAAAAGGTGATCTCGGCATGCCTGAGGGGCTGTGTGATTTGGGTGTGACTGAAGATATGGTGGAAAAGCTTGTGGCAGTGGCCATGAAGGACCCGTGTCATCAGCTTAATCCGTGTCCGGTAACGGAAGACGATTTTCGAAATATGTTCATCTTGGCTTTAGAGTAA
- a CDS encoding gamma-glutamyl-gamma-aminobutyrate hydrolase family protein, which produces MTERRLRIGISACFNHADPERPLFKGKTLVYVEESMNQWVMRLGAMPLMIPRAHGSLGVKEILSYFDGLLLHGGSDVAPQSYGEEPIDEKWPGDPIRDAYEIELVKECVAADIPILGVCRGAQVINVALGGTLYQDIATQVPGALVHRNWDVYEHNHHEVKIEKNSTLETIYGGSHPGRINSIHHQAIKDIAPSLRPEAHSPLDGIVEAVCSKENAGSYVLGVQWHPEFIEAGSSELLSPDLLMQHFLDATRQKLKTS; this is translated from the coding sequence ATGACTGAGCGTCGTCTGAGAATAGGCATATCTGCATGCTTTAATCATGCGGATCCTGAGCGTCCACTTTTTAAAGGCAAGACCCTGGTCTACGTTGAAGAGTCGATGAACCAATGGGTGATGCGCCTCGGTGCAATGCCGCTTATGATTCCCCGTGCTCATGGCTCCTTGGGCGTTAAAGAAATCCTCTCTTATTTTGATGGTCTTTTGTTACACGGTGGTTCCGATGTTGCGCCGCAGAGTTACGGTGAAGAACCCATCGATGAGAAATGGCCCGGTGACCCGATTCGTGACGCCTATGAGATCGAGTTGGTAAAAGAGTGCGTTGCAGCGGATATTCCTATTTTGGGAGTTTGCCGCGGCGCTCAAGTGATAAACGTTGCTTTGGGCGGTACTCTTTATCAAGACATTGCAACTCAGGTTCCCGGAGCTTTGGTCCATCGCAATTGGGATGTTTACGAGCACAATCATCATGAAGTGAAAATCGAGAAGAACTCGACCTTAGAAACGATTTATGGTGGATCGCATCCCGGACGTATCAACAGCATTCATCATCAGGCGATTAAGGACATTGCTCCAAGTCTTCGCCCAGAGGCTCATAGCCCGTTGGATGGTATTGTAGAGGCTGTTTGTTCTAAGGAGAACGCAGGTTCCTATGTGCTTGGGGTTCAGTGGCACCCTGAATTTATCGAGGCGGGTTCGAGTGAATTACTCAGCCCGGATCTTTTGATGCAACACTTTCTCGACGCCACCCGACAAAAGTTAAAGACAAGCTAA
- a CDS encoding aldehyde dehydrogenase family protein produces the protein MLRIINPATEAVIDELDTDTPESVAEKFKVARLAQKQWAERPLQDRMAMIERFGVILQERKDGLAKTLSSEMGKPVGQAIGEIGGVAPRVQYFLKQVPPFLDEVQVHSNQNGSMRELLTYEPLGVIGNISAWNYPFFVGANVFLPALLTGNAVMYKPSEFAMLTGLGIAQALYDAGVPEEIFPTLIGGGEIGAALLEQDLGGVYFTGSHATGVKVAQAASKKLMRVQLELGGKDPAYVCDDVDPKSAAQNVASGVFYNTGQSCCSIERVYVHEKLYDAFVEAFLEEVASFKMGDPMQDGIFIGPLTRDAQRGVIQKQVDDALAKGATLRCGGAKVDGTGYYYQPTVLTEVNGQMDVMREESFGPIIGIEKVADDEAALAAMNDSRYGLTASVFCQSEDRARAMMAKLEAGSAYWNCCDRVSSNLPWTGWKDSGIGSTLGHDGIRAFLQPKGWHLRRP, from the coding sequence ATGTTACGAATCATTAATCCAGCCACCGAGGCAGTGATTGACGAGTTGGATACAGATACGCCCGAATCGGTCGCCGAGAAGTTCAAAGTTGCGAGGCTTGCTCAAAAGCAGTGGGCCGAGCGGCCGTTGCAGGATCGCATGGCGATGATTGAGCGTTTTGGTGTCATCTTACAAGAGCGCAAAGATGGCCTCGCAAAAACGCTGAGTTCCGAAATGGGAAAGCCAGTGGGGCAGGCTATAGGGGAAATAGGCGGTGTTGCGCCGCGTGTTCAATATTTTCTCAAACAAGTGCCGCCATTTCTTGATGAAGTTCAAGTTCACTCGAATCAAAATGGTTCCATGAGAGAGCTTCTAACCTATGAGCCGCTTGGCGTGATTGGAAATATTTCAGCGTGGAACTATCCGTTTTTTGTGGGAGCGAATGTGTTTCTACCGGCGCTTCTTACGGGCAACGCTGTAATGTACAAACCTTCTGAGTTTGCGATGCTTACGGGGCTTGGAATTGCTCAAGCGCTTTATGATGCCGGCGTGCCCGAAGAGATCTTCCCAACTTTAATTGGAGGCGGAGAGATTGGCGCGGCATTGCTGGAACAGGATTTAGGCGGCGTTTATTTTACGGGTTCCCATGCGACGGGCGTCAAAGTTGCCCAGGCGGCCAGTAAAAAACTCATGCGGGTTCAGCTTGAACTGGGGGGCAAGGATCCTGCCTACGTGTGTGATGATGTCGACCCCAAATCAGCGGCACAGAATGTGGCCAGCGGTGTCTTCTACAATACGGGGCAGAGCTGTTGTTCGATTGAGCGCGTTTACGTTCACGAAAAACTTTACGACGCTTTTGTAGAGGCATTTTTGGAAGAGGTTGCTTCGTTCAAAATGGGTGACCCAATGCAAGACGGCATTTTTATTGGCCCCCTTACGCGCGATGCACAGCGTGGTGTGATTCAAAAGCAGGTCGACGACGCGCTCGCTAAAGGGGCGACGCTGAGATGCGGCGGAGCGAAAGTTGATGGGACTGGATATTACTACCAGCCTACTGTTCTTACAGAGGTAAATGGGCAGATGGATGTGATGCGTGAAGAGAGCTTCGGTCCAATCATCGGGATTGAGAAAGTAGCGGACGATGAAGCGGCACTCGCAGCAATGAACGATAGCCGGTACGGATTAACTGCGAGCGTCTTTTGTCAGTCGGAGGACCGTGCGCGGGCAATGATGGCAAAGCTAGAAGCGGGCAGTGCGTATTGGAATTGCTGTGACCGGGTAAGTTCGAACTTACCTTGGACGGGTTGGAAAGACTCGGGAATTGGGTCAACGCTTGGCCACGATGGTATCCGCGCGTTTTTGCAACCTAAGGGCTGGCACCTGCGCCGACCTTAG
- a CDS encoding methyltransferase domain-containing protein, translating to MSDDATFNRWFEKLVERQERNLTFQEIRKALQALSSVYVQRRDKLKKGAALDTAGKRAAFAVFYGPLHYLFMQAVLQELDSNPGSIKNIVDLGCGTGVGSAAWSLLGGGKATVEGIDLNKWATDECRMTYHAFGLKGQTRTGNLMGAKLPGAGGAVVAAYAINELSDGAREEMLTKLLKAGSNGAKILIVEPIATTPVPWWQGWAEAFEAQGGKSQTWKIPVDLPDHLKLLDKASRMNHQVLKGRTLWLNR from the coding sequence GTGAGTGACGACGCTACTTTTAATCGATGGTTTGAAAAACTAGTGGAGCGCCAAGAGCGAAACCTGACCTTTCAGGAGATTCGCAAAGCCCTTCAGGCTCTTTCAAGCGTCTACGTTCAACGTAGAGACAAGCTTAAAAAGGGCGCCGCTCTGGATACAGCCGGAAAAAGAGCTGCATTTGCAGTATTCTACGGTCCATTGCACTACCTTTTTATGCAGGCAGTTCTCCAAGAGCTAGACAGTAACCCAGGCTCGATTAAAAACATTGTGGATCTTGGGTGCGGAACGGGTGTCGGATCTGCCGCCTGGAGCCTTCTCGGAGGCGGCAAGGCCACTGTCGAGGGCATCGACCTCAATAAATGGGCGACGGACGAATGCCGCATGACTTACCATGCATTCGGGCTCAAAGGGCAAACCCGAACCGGCAATCTCATGGGAGCCAAGCTACCTGGGGCCGGTGGTGCAGTGGTGGCAGCCTACGCTATCAACGAACTCTCCGATGGGGCCCGTGAGGAAATGCTCACAAAGCTCCTTAAAGCTGGCTCCAACGGGGCAAAGATCCTCATCGTCGAGCCTATTGCAACGACACCCGTCCCGTGGTGGCAAGGCTGGGCCGAAGCATTTGAAGCCCAGGGCGGTAAAAGCCAAACCTGGAAAATCCCAGTAGACCTTCCCGATCACCTCAAGCTACTGGACAAAGCCAGCCGAATGAATCATCAAGTGCTCAAAGGTCGCACCCTTTGGCTTAATCGCTGA
- a CDS encoding nuclear transport factor 2 family protein, with protein MNKIKEDILAANHHFYEVFCSKDLDAMRDLWAPNENIACVHPGWGLLEGWKDVMSSWEGIFENPSTPGIRPVGETVFQQGGYAFVVCGESVEGAEPSLVATNIFEESTQGWKLVHHHVSPILQITEDFEEAQEPTQQLH; from the coding sequence ATGAATAAAATCAAAGAAGACATTCTCGCAGCGAACCACCACTTCTATGAGGTCTTCTGCTCAAAAGATTTGGATGCCATGAGAGATCTCTGGGCTCCAAACGAAAACATCGCTTGTGTCCACCCCGGCTGGGGCCTCCTTGAGGGCTGGAAAGATGTTATGAGCAGCTGGGAAGGTATTTTTGAAAATCCCTCAACCCCAGGTATTCGTCCCGTAGGTGAAACCGTTTTTCAACAAGGCGGTTATGCATTTGTAGTCTGTGGAGAATCGGTCGAAGGCGCGGAACCAAGCCTTGTTGCAACGAATATATTTGAGGAATCTACTCAGGGTTGGAAACTTGTTCACCACCACGTCAGCCCTATTCTTCAAATCACAGAGGATTTTGAAGAAGCTCAGGAACCGACGCAGCAATTACACTGA